From Myotis daubentonii chromosome 20, mMyoDau2.1, whole genome shotgun sequence, the proteins below share one genomic window:
- the UCHL5 gene encoding ubiquitin carboxyl-terminal hydrolase isozyme L5 isoform X2: MTSNAGEWCLMESDPGVFTELIKGFGCRGAQVEEIWSLEPENFEKLKPVHGLIFLFKWQPGEEPAGSVVQDSRLDTIFFAKQVINNACATQAIVSVLLNCTHQDVHLGETLSEFKEFSQSFDAAMKGLALSNSDVIRQVHNSFARQQMFEFDAKTPTKEEDAFHFVSYVPVNGRLYELDGLREGPIDLGVCSQDDWISAVRPVIEKRIQKYSEGEIRFNLMAIVSDRKMIYEQKIAELQRQLAEEPMDTDQGSMLSAIQSELAKNQMLIEEEVQKLKRYKIENIRRKHNYLPFIMELLKTLAEHQQLIPLVEKAKEKQNAKKAQETK; encoded by the exons ATGACGAGCAATGCCGGGGAGTGGTGCCTCATGGAGAGCGACCCCGGCGTCTTCACCGAGCTCATTAAAGGATTCG GTTGCCGAGGAGCCCAGGTAGAAGAGATATGGAGTTTAGAACCtgagaattttgaaaaattaaa gCCAGTTCACgggctgatttttcttttcaagtgGCAGCCAGGAGAGGAACCAGCAGGCTCTGTTGTTCAGGACTCCAGACTCGACACAATCTTTTTTGCCAAGCAG GTCATTAATAATGCTTGTGCTACGCAAGCCATAGTGAGTGTGTTGCTGAACTGTACTCATCAAGACGTCCATTTAGGAGAGACGTTGTCAGAGTTTAAAGAATTTTCACAAAGCTTTGATGCAGCC aTGAAAGGCTTGGCACTGAGCAACTCCGATGTGATCCGACAAGTACACAACAGCTTCGCCAG ACAGCAGATGTTCGAATTCGACGCGAAGACACCAACCAAAGAAGAAGATGCGTTTCACTTTGTCAGTTACGTTCCTGTGAACGGAAGACTCTATGAACTGGATGGACTGCGGGAGGGACCAATTGACTTAG GGGTCTGCAGTCAGGACGACTGGATCAGCGCCGTGAGGCCCGTCATAGAGAAGAGGATACAGAA GTACAGTGAAGGTGAAATTCGATTTAACTTAATGGCCATCGTGTCTGACAGAAAAATGATATATGAACAGAAGATAGCCGAGCTACAGAGACAACTTGCTGAG GAACCCATGGATACAGATCAGGGTAGTATGCTAAGTGCTATTCAGTCAGAACTCGCCAAAAATCAGATGCTCATCGAAGAAGAAGTACAGAAATTAAAAAGATacaag attgaAAATATCAGAAGGAAACATAATTACCTGCCATTCATTATGGAATTGTTAAAGACGCTAGCAGAACACCAGCAGTTAATACCACTAGTAGAAAAG gcaaaagaaaaacagaatgcaAAGAAAGCACAGGAGACCAAATGA
- the UCHL5 gene encoding ubiquitin carboxyl-terminal hydrolase isozyme L5 isoform X1, which translates to MTSNAGEWCLMESDPGVFTELIKGFGCRGAQVEEIWSLEPENFEKLKPVHGLIFLFKWQPGEEPAGSVVQDSRLDTIFFAKQVINNACATQAIVSVLLNCTHQDVHLGETLSEFKEFSQSFDAAMKGLALSNSDVIRQVHNSFARQQMFEFDAKTPTKEEDAFHFVSYVPVNGRLYELDGLREGPIDLGVCSQDDWISAVRPVIEKRIQKYSEGEIRFNLMAIVSDRKMIYEQKIAELQRQLAEEEPMDTDQGSMLSAIQSELAKNQMLIEEEVQKLKRYKIENIRRKHNYLPFIMELLKTLAEHQQLIPLVEKAKEKQNAKKAQETK; encoded by the exons ATGACGAGCAATGCCGGGGAGTGGTGCCTCATGGAGAGCGACCCCGGCGTCTTCACCGAGCTCATTAAAGGATTCG GTTGCCGAGGAGCCCAGGTAGAAGAGATATGGAGTTTAGAACCtgagaattttgaaaaattaaa gCCAGTTCACgggctgatttttcttttcaagtgGCAGCCAGGAGAGGAACCAGCAGGCTCTGTTGTTCAGGACTCCAGACTCGACACAATCTTTTTTGCCAAGCAG GTCATTAATAATGCTTGTGCTACGCAAGCCATAGTGAGTGTGTTGCTGAACTGTACTCATCAAGACGTCCATTTAGGAGAGACGTTGTCAGAGTTTAAAGAATTTTCACAAAGCTTTGATGCAGCC aTGAAAGGCTTGGCACTGAGCAACTCCGATGTGATCCGACAAGTACACAACAGCTTCGCCAG ACAGCAGATGTTCGAATTCGACGCGAAGACACCAACCAAAGAAGAAGATGCGTTTCACTTTGTCAGTTACGTTCCTGTGAACGGAAGACTCTATGAACTGGATGGACTGCGGGAGGGACCAATTGACTTAG GGGTCTGCAGTCAGGACGACTGGATCAGCGCCGTGAGGCCCGTCATAGAGAAGAGGATACAGAA GTACAGTGAAGGTGAAATTCGATTTAACTTAATGGCCATCGTGTCTGACAGAAAAATGATATATGAACAGAAGATAGCCGAGCTACAGAGACAACTTGCTGAG GAGGAACCCATGGATACAGATCAGGGTAGTATGCTAAGTGCTATTCAGTCAGAACTCGCCAAAAATCAGATGCTCATCGAAGAAGAAGTACAGAAATTAAAAAGATacaag attgaAAATATCAGAAGGAAACATAATTACCTGCCATTCATTATGGAATTGTTAAAGACGCTAGCAGAACACCAGCAGTTAATACCACTAGTAGAAAAG gcaaaagaaaaacagaatgcaAAGAAAGCACAGGAGACCAAATGA